The following coding sequences lie in one Helicoverpa zea isolate HzStark_Cry1AcR chromosome 2, ilHelZeax1.1, whole genome shotgun sequence genomic window:
- the LOC124640952 gene encoding uncharacterized protein LOC124640952 has protein sequence MLWQIFIVVTILHIPIDARSDFVKPYPSNAGIYFDSLGKLKIIKSNLNVISYVDISFIKPHLTNLNEIIGTLRFNCQKFNLTSCENTLSPLTARFTDVQREYDSIYHLISKRYKRNAWFGGIGTVFKHVFGTLDEDDALKYDSAIESIQNNQKKMATLIKENILVTTSTLESYKNIINKLKTNQEIINESLISFLKQITNITEITNNLIIETKVHSILTNLESSLLTLSFQLEDLINAIILSSQNILHPNIVTPAQLYRELADNDRHLPRDTGIPISLSLDNIHLILSISNVACYYFKNKLVFVLQVPLVTNEEFNLYHTLALPTPHRVDNPNSYSLISPTSSYIAISNSKQLYCNLDSLRKCKTIYSEFFLCEVPVISTTSDNPICESELLTKTVNAIPKRCVTKTIFGELDIWQPLINNRWIFVQSRPNKVSIECGVSEMREIIVSGTGILDTPKQCTIYTKV, from the exons ATGCTGTGGCAGATCTTCATTGTCGTGACAATACTACA CATTCCAATCGATGCACGATCGGACTTTGTCAAGCCTTATCCTTCAAACGCTGGTATCTACTTCGATAGCCTgggaaaacttaaaataattaagagtaATTTAAACGTAATTAGTTATGTAGATATATCTTTCATAAAACCTCATCTTACTAATTTGAATGAAATCATAGGTACATTAAGGTTTAACTGTCAAAAATTTAACTTAACTTCTTGTGAAAACACGCTATCTCCTTTAACAGCTCGTTTTACAGACGTTCAACGAGAATATGATTCTATTTATCATCTTATTTCAAAGCGATACAAACGTAATGCATGGTTTGGCGGTATAGGTACAGTATTTAAGCACGTTTTCGGCACGCTTGATGAAGACGACGCTCTTAAATACGATTCTGCTATAGAATctatacaaaataatcaaaagaaaatggcaacattaataaaagaaaatatcttagTTACTACTTCTACCTTAGagtcctataaaaatattataaacaaattaaaaaccaatCAAGAAATCATTAATGAATCATTAATATCATTccttaaacaaataacaaatatcacagaaattacaaacaatttaatcataGAAACAAAAGTCCATTCCATACTTACCAACCTTGAAAGCTCTTTGCTTACATTATCGTTTCAACTCGAAGACTTGATAAACGCAATTATACTCAGTAGTCAAAACATCCTACATCCTAACATTGTAACGCCTGCCCAACTATACCGTGAACTCGCCGATAACGATAGGCACCTACCACGGGACACTGGGATTCCTATATCATTAAGCCTagataatattcatttaattttaagtatatctaatgttgcatgttattattttaagaataaactTGTATTTGTTTTGCAAGTGCCCCTCGTTACCAATGAGGAATTCAATTTATATCATACTTTGGCTCTGCCTACTCCTCATAGAGTGGATAACCCAAATAGTTATAGTTTAATCTCTCCTACTAGTTCGTATATTGCTATTTCTAATAGTAAacaattatattgtaatttagATAGTTTACGTAAGTGTAAGACCATATACTCTGAGTTCTTTTTATGCGAAGTACCGGTAATCTCGACGACAAGTGATAACCCGATATGCGAAAGTGAACTATTAACGAAAACTGTTAATGCTATTCCTAAACGGTGTGTTACCAAAACCATATTCGGCGAGCTAGACATTTGGCAACCACTAATAAACAATCGGTGGATTTTCGTGCAGTCTCGTCCGAATAAAGTGTCTATCGAGTGTGGTGTTTCAGAAATGCGTGAGATTATAGTGTCCGGTACGGGTATTTTAGATACCCCAAAACAGTGCACAATCTATACAAAAGTGTAA